The Candidatus Aminicenantes bacterium genomic sequence ACCGAGCAATCGCGCTCGAACAAGTGGCCGGCCCGGCCCTGCTTGTCTCCCAGCACCTGGCTCTCGATGTGCGTCGGGTCCGGGATGTATGTCTCCAGAGAGACGCTGGCGTCGCCGAAAGCCTTCTGGGCCTCGTTGGAGGCAGAATTAAACGCGTTCTCCAGCTCCTTCTTTTCAGCCACGATGCGCATGCCGCGGCCGCCGCCTCCGGCCCACGCCTTGAAGATGACCGGGTAGCAGATCTCATCGGCCAGCGCCCGCGCCTCCTCGCACGAGGCCAGGACGCCCTCCGAGCCGGGCACCACCGGCACGCCGGCCTCGCGCATGATCTTTTTGGCCATGGCCTTGTCGCCCATTTTGCGGATGGCCATCGGCTGCGGGCCGATGAAGGTGATGTTCAGCACCCGGCAGGCCTCGGCAAAGCTGGCGTTCTCGGAGAGAAAGCCGTAGCCGGGATGGATAGCGTCGGCCCCGGTGGACTTGGCCGCGGCCAGGATGTTCTGGTAGAACAGGTAGCTTTCGGCCAGAGGCGCCGGGCCGATGCAGACGGCCTGGTCGGCGTAGCGGACGAACAGGGCGTCGCGGTCGGCCTCGGAATAGACCGCCACCGCCTCCAACCCCAGCTCATGCGCGGCGCGGATGATGCGGACGGCGATCTCGCCGCGGTTGGCGACCAGTATCTTGAACTTCATTTTTTCACGCCGGCGACCTCGATGCGGAACAGCACCTGGCCGAACTCGATCGGCTTGCCGTTCTTGGCGCAAACCTCCCTGACGATGCCGGCGACCGGGCTTTCGATCTCGTTCATGATCTTCATGGCTTCGACGATACAGAGCTTGTCGTTGACCTGCACCTGGTCCCCCTCCTCGACAAACGGCTCGGCGTCGGGGGAGGGGCTGCGGTAGAAGGTGCCCACCAGCGGCGCCTTGACTTCATGCCAGCCGGCCGGGTTTTGCGGCGCGGGTTCGGGGTCGACCGCCTTGGGTTGAACCGGCGGCTGCGGGCTAACCGCGGGGCTGGTCGCCGGGCCGGCCGGGGCGACTGAATCGATGCCCGGCAGGGATTGGGAAACGTAGGCATGTGGCTGCATATCGCGCTTCATGGCGATCGAGAAACGGCCTTCCTGGAGCGTCAGCTCCGTCAAATCATATTTTTTCAACAATTCGAGCAAATTTTCCAATTCCAGGTCTCGGATCCGCATGATACCCTCCTCAAATCAAGCAGGGGTTCAATATGATCTCAATGCAGCTCGTATTGAACCCCTACAACTTAGGTCTTATTTTTTTGGGAAATGACCGTTTAATTATAATATAACCGTGCCTGTTTGTAAACCCGGAAGCTCCCTGGCCGGGGTTCCCAACCTTCGAGCCATTTCCGCTTGTTTTTTGCCTGCGTTTGGCCTAAACTGCTTTTCATGGTTAAAGCATTTTGCCCGCACTGCGGAAAAGGAGTGGAGAAACGCCGCTTGGACCCCGACGGCCACGAGCGGGATTTTTGCCCCTCCTGCCAGACGGCGCTTTACGAAAATCCATTGCCGGCCACGGCGACGGTCGTTTTCAACCCGAAGCTCGAGGTGCTTCTGGTGCGGCGCGGCCAGGAACCCGGCAAGGGCAAATGGTGCCTCCCGGGCGGTTTCCAGGAGACCGACGAGACTCCCGCCCAGTGCGCCTTGCGCGAGCTGAGCGAGGAGGCCGGGATCAGAGGCGAGGTGCAGGAGCTGCTCGGCATGGAGATGAGCCCCCATCCCTGGTACCGTTCGGTGCTGGTGATCGGTTTCCTGGTGCAGGCCAACGGCGGGGCGCTCCAGGCCGGGGACGATGCCACGGAAGCGGCCTATTTTTCGAATACCAGGCTCCCCGAGCTGGCATTTGCCAGCCATGCCCGCATCATCGAGCGCGCCTTCCGCCCCCTTCAGACTCGGCTGCGCTGGCGCGGCTTGGGCAATGGCGCCTACGTCGTGACCAGCAACGATCACCTGCAAGTGGCCCGGGCGGCCTGCCTTGGCGGGGCGCGCGTCGTCCAATACCGCGAAAAAGAGGCGCCGGCAGCGCAGCGGTTGGCAACGGCCCGCCGGATCCGCGCCTGCACGCGGGAAAGCGGGACGTTGTTCATCGTCAACGACCAGCTCGATATCGCCATGCTCAGCGCCGCCGACGGCGTTCACCTGGGCCAGGACGACATCGCGGTTCCCGACGCTCGCTCCCTGCTCGGGCCGGGGATGATCATCGGCGTTTCTTGCTCTTGTCTGGAGCAGGCTTTGGAAGCCGAGCGCCGGGGCGCCGATTACCTGGGCGTTGGGGCGATATTCGCGACGCCGACCAAGGAGGGGTACCCGGTGGTCGGACTGGAAGGTTTGCGACGCATCGCGGCCGCGGTCACCCTGCCGCTGGTGGCCATCGGCGGCATCAACTTGGGCAACCTGGCCGGGGTGAAGGCGGCCGGGGCCAATTTCGCGGCCATGGTGCGCGAATTCCAGGACGACACCGCAGCCAAGGTCGCGGCGGTGAATGAGATTTTTAAATAATCAAAAAATATATTTTATGAAATCTTCAAACGCCGTTCGATCTCTGCGTCAGTCAAATTGAACAACGCGTCCAGGAACTCCACCTGCAGGCTGGCCGGGCCCTTGGCTTTCCCGGCGGCGATCTCGCCGGCGATGCCCATCACGGCCATGGCGGATGCCGTGGCGGCGAAATGATCGGAGTTGACGGCGGCGAAAGCGCCGCACAGGGCCGAAGCCGTGCAGCCCAGGCCGGTGACCCTGGGCATCAGCGCGTGGCCATTTTTTATCATGGCTATACTTTTTTTGTCGATGATATAGTCGGTTTTTCCGCTGACGCAAACTACGCAATGGTGCGCTTCGCTTAAGCGACGGGCGGAAGCCAAGGCGGTTTCGGCGGTGGCGGCGCTGTCCACGCCCTTGGTTTTCGCGTTGTCATCGGCAATGGCCATGATCTCCGAGGCGTTGCCGCGCAGGATGGCCGGCGCAACCGCCTGGATGAGCTCGCGTATCGTCCGCGTGCGATACGGGGTGGCGCCGGCGCCCACTGGGTCATAGATGATTGGGATGCCTTTTTTTTCAGCCCGGACCGCGGCCTTGAACATCGCTTCGACCCAATGGCCGCTCAACGTTCCGATGTTGATCACCAGGGCCGAAGCGATGCCCACCATGTCCTCGACCTCTTCCCGGGCATGGGCCATGACCGGCGAGGCGCCGACGGCTAGCAGCGCGTTGGCGGTCAGGTTCATGGCCACGTAATTGGTGATGTTGTGCACCAGCGGCGCCTCGCGGCGGACCTTCTCCAAGTTGGCGTAAATAACTTTTGCGTTCAGCGGCATGAGTTTATTACTCCCAGGCAAAACAGTGTTCACAATCATCAGATAAATAATGAAATCGGTGCAAGGTGTAAGGCGTAAGGTTGAGGGTCAAGAAAATTGCTGGCATTTTAATTTACCTGCCTGCTTTCTTCCCCTAGACCCTGTACCCTAAACCCTGTACCCTTCTTTACCCGATCACGCCCAGCATGAAGACCATGATGAACAGGGCCACGGTCTCGATCAGGCCGATGACCATGATATAGTTGCCGAACCCCTTGCCGGTTTCCGCGAAAGCGTCCGAAGCGGAAGCGCCGGCTTTCCCCTGATACCAGGCCGAAATGCCCATGGCCAGGCCTCCGAAAAGCCCGATTCCCAATAAGAAACCCGGGTCCAGCCTGGCCCTGGCAGCCTTCAGCGCGTTCATGAGAATGAAGCCATACACGGTCTGGGTCAGGGGGGCACCGACAAAAGCGACCATCATGAACGGGGCGGGCTTGTTTTGGGCGAAGCATTTCTTCCAGGCGCCTATCGCCGCCATGCCGGCTACGCCGGCACCGATGCCCGAACCGACGGCGGACAGGGCGCACACCGCGCCGATTCCGATTTGACTTAGGTTCATTTTTTACTCCTTGAAAGGTTTGTAAGGTTTTCCCGACCATTCCATGCCCAGATGCCCGGAAAATTCCAGCATATTGAGCCGGATGCCGTGCACGACCACGGACAGGGAGCCCATGGCCAGGTTCAATGAATGCCCCAGCAGCAGGATGATGCCGCCGGTGATGATCCCGGGGATGGTGCCCCCGAGGCTGGCGGCAATGCCGTTGAAGCTCTTGGATATTTCTATGCCCGCCAGTCCGACCGCGAAGAGACGGATATAGGAAATGATGTCGGCGAAGGCGCTGATGCTGCTCAAGAAGGTGGTCAGCAGGTTGGCGATGCCCATGGCGACGCCGTGGAAGAAGCGGCCTTCCTGGCGGGAAAAAACGATGATGAAGGATAATCCGCAGCCGATCATCCAGACGGCATGGCGGGGCATGGGGTATTTCTCGCTGCTGAGCACCATGTTCAATACCAGGTAATAAAGTCCCAGGACCATCGTCAGCCAGCCCAATTGGGCCAAGGAACGGATGAAGGGCTTGTCTTTGGATTGACGGATAAAATTCCAGATGTGGGCGATGGAAAGGTGCACGGTCCCGACGATAAAAAAAATCTGCTTGAAGGTCTCGCCGCTGCTGGGATTGAACGAAGAAAGCGCCGGGACGATCATCCAGGAGAGAAACGGCCAGGCGGCCAGTTTTACCGAGCCGAACCAGTTCCCGGTCAAAGCGCCCCAGAGGATGGTGGCGGAACTGAGAATCATCATCAGCGACAATGCCGCCGGGATCCTTTTGCTCCGGCGGCGCAAACGGATGATGAAAAATAAGGATACGGAGAAAAAGATCAGGCCGTAACCCGCATCGCCGATGATGGCGGCGAAGAAGAAGGTGAAGAACAGCAGGAAAAAGAAGCTGATGTCGAATTCCCGGTATCCCGGTACGGTCCCCAGCAATTGGAAGACCGGCTGGATGATGTCGATCCAGCGCTGGTTGCGGACGATCGTCGGAACGTCATCCTCCCTGGAAGGGTCCTGGAGCAGCAAGGCCCAGCCGTTGTCCCGGCAGGCCTTTCTCAGGACGGGCGCCTGATCGGACGGCAGAAAACCGCCCAGGAAAGAAAGCGCTTCCGTATGGCCCATA encodes the following:
- a CDS encoding acetyl-CoA carboxylase biotin carboxylase subunit (an AccC homodimer forms the biotin carboxylase subunit of the acetyl CoA carboxylase, an enzyme that catalyzes the formation of malonyl-CoA, which in turn controls the rate of fatty acid metabolism) → MKFKILVANRGEIAVRIIRAAHELGLEAVAVYSEADRDALFVRYADQAVCIGPAPLAESYLFYQNILAAAKSTGADAIHPGYGFLSENASFAEACRVLNITFIGPQPMAIRKMGDKAMAKKIMREAGVPVVPGSEGVLASCEEARALADEICYPVIFKAWAGGGGRGMRIVAEKKELENAFNSASNEAQKAFGDASVSLETYIPDPTHIESQVLGDKQGRAGHLFERDCSV
- the accB gene encoding acetyl-CoA carboxylase biotin carboxyl carrier protein yields the protein MRIRDLELENLLELLKKYDLTELTLQEGRFSIAMKRDMQPHAYVSQSLPGIDSVAPAGPATSPAVSPQPPVQPKAVDPEPAPQNPAGWHEVKAPLVGTFYRSPSPDAEPFVEEGDQVQVNDKLCIVEAMKIMNEIESPVAGIVREVCAKNGKPIEFGQVLFRIEVAGVKK
- the thiE gene encoding thiamine phosphate synthase; this encodes MVKAFCPHCGKGVEKRRLDPDGHERDFCPSCQTALYENPLPATATVVFNPKLEVLLVRRGQEPGKGKWCLPGGFQETDETPAQCALRELSEEAGIRGEVQELLGMEMSPHPWYRSVLVIGFLVQANGGALQAGDDATEAAYFSNTRLPELAFASHARIIERAFRPLQTRLRWRGLGNGAYVVTSNDHLQVARAACLGGARVVQYREKEAPAAQRLATARRIRACTRESGTLFIVNDQLDIAMLSAADGVHLGQDDIAVPDARSLLGPGMIIGVSCSCLEQALEAERRGADYLGVGAIFATPTKEGYPVVGLEGLRRIAAAVTLPLVAIGGINLGNLAGVKAAGANFAAMVREFQDDTAAKVAAVNEIFK
- the thiM gene encoding hydroxyethylthiazole kinase, giving the protein MPLNAKVIYANLEKVRREAPLVHNITNYVAMNLTANALLAVGASPVMAHAREEVEDMVGIASALVINIGTLSGHWVEAMFKAAVRAEKKGIPIIYDPVGAGATPYRTRTIRELIQAVAPAILRGNASEIMAIADDNAKTKGVDSAATAETALASARRLSEAHHCVVCVSGKTDYIIDKKSIAMIKNGHALMPRVTGLGCTASALCGAFAAVNSDHFAATASAMAVMGIAGEIAAGKAKGPASLQVEFLDALFNLTDAEIERRLKIS
- a CDS encoding V-type ATP synthase subunit K (produces ATP from ADP in the presence of a proton gradient across the membrane; the K subunit is a nonenzymatic component which binds the dimeric form by interacting with the G and E subunits), which translates into the protein MNLSQIGIGAVCALSAVGSGIGAGVAGMAAIGAWKKCFAQNKPAPFMMVAFVGAPLTQTVYGFILMNALKAARARLDPGFLLGIGLFGGLAMGISAWYQGKAGASASDAFAETGKGFGNYIMVIGLIETVALFIMVFMLGVIG
- a CDS encoding V-type ATP synthase subunit I — encoded protein: MIVAMKKAFVIARQQEKENTLHQLRKLGVLHVSAVPAQVQSAQGWKEKKILLEKALAVLFSTSKNKTSSSPANGASETGSVETVLATARSILDTHEAIRILDEVADNLDQETRRLGEWQGVSVSDMQTIRDQGYEIMFFEVPPKQLDHIPSGLRPFVIKRSRMLLWVALVLKAGTPLNLEFKTLAPPRRGAAELERLRAENKSDRRQFGRELEKLGAEAGILERAVHAVDREIELAEAAAAMGHTEALSFLGGFLPSDQAPVLRKACRDNGWALLLQDPSREDDVPTIVRNQRWIDIIQPVFQLLGTVPGYREFDISFFFLLFFTFFFAAIIGDAGYGLIFFSVSLFFIIRLRRRSKRIPAALSLMMILSSATILWGALTGNWFGSVKLAAWPFLSWMIVPALSSFNPSSGETFKQIFFIVGTVHLSIAHIWNFIRQSKDKPFIRSLAQLGWLTMVLGLYYLVLNMVLSSEKYPMPRHAVWMIGCGLSFIIVFSRQEGRFFHGVAMGIANLLTTFLSSISAFADIISYIRLFAVGLAGIEISKSFNGIAASLGGTIPGIITGGIILLLGHSLNLAMGSLSVVVHGIRLNMLEFSGHLGMEWSGKPYKPFKE